Proteins from a single region of Penaeus monodon isolate SGIC_2016 chromosome 29, NSTDA_Pmon_1, whole genome shotgun sequence:
- the LOC119591888 gene encoding uncharacterized protein LOC119591888, with amino-acid sequence MVQEDAPDAVTGVEVKPSAIPGKEATDATAEKNSEKNAQAEKKMKEEAPLTEPTRADPVTRVRAREKSGVEGASSFGYATLAAGERFESLNAWRKAHLLDRCHALEQAQRMPLARGNRIMKIKPVLQVCVSPKSGSSSWRKLKKKLRARRSVSRGPLTALSVRHPLARLKSAYRDKFLDGNPISKYGSTWKAKTQSNQSWKYRWEAYWLPALISRGDVQPSPWLRDRLKNMLTVSTPCARMLFSIHSLANRMGLEYRSEMATYVKRFMKASFSFEDFLRHILWCRDHGILDYHWAPQSCLCNVCTKKYDFILHTESVTQESKYVLAAAGIKPTIYINTQHSTKSVTKNAGASYFDRVHNDTLWEILQLYRNDFDLFGYEL; translated from the exons ATGGTGCAAGAGGACGCACCAGACGCAGTGACCGGGGTGGAGGTAAAACCGAGTGCAATTCCCGGAAAGGAAGCAACAGATGCAACGGCCGAGAAGAACTCAGAAAAAAATGCTCaggcagaaaaaaagatgaaagaagaagcaCCACTTACTGAGCCTACACGGGCCGACCCCGTGACGCGAGTGAGGGCGCGGGAGAAGAGCGGAGTCGAGGGCGCCTCCTCCTTCGGGTACGCGACCCTTGCTGCAGGGGAGAGGTTCGAGTCCCTGAACGCCTGGCGGAAGGCGCATTTGCTGGACAGATGCCACGCCTTGGAGCAGGCCCAGAGGATGCCCCTCGCGAGAGGGAACaggattatgaaaataaaaccgGTCCTACAGGTTTGCGTGTCGCCGAAG AGCGGCTCGTCGTCGTGGCGGAAGCTCAAGAAGAAGCTGCGGGCGAGGAGGTCGGTGTCGCGAGGCCCCCTGACTGCCCTGAGCGTCAGGCATCCGCTGGCTCGTCTCAAGTCGGCCTACAG AGACAAGTTTCTCGACGGCAACCCCATCTCCAAATACGGCTCAACCTGGAAAGCGAAAACGCAGAGCAACCAGAGCTGGAAGTACCGCTGGGAGGCTTACTGGCTGCCTGCGCTTATCTCCCGGGGCGACGTCCAGCCCTCACCGTGGCTCAGGGACCGCCTCAAGAATATGCTGACCGTCTCCACCCCTTGCGCGCGGATGCTGTTCTCAATCCACAGCCTTGCCAACAGAATGGGCCTGGAGTACCGATCTGAAATGGCCACCTACGTTAAGCGCTTCATGAAAGCCTCCTTCAGCTTCGAGGACTTCCTGCGTCACATTTTGTGGTGTCGAGACCACGGGATCCTGGATTACCACTGGGCGCCCCAGTCCTGTCTGTGTAATGTATGCACGAAAAAGTATGATTTTATCTTGCACACGGAGAGCGTCACGCAGGAGTCGAAATATGTACTTGCCGCCGCGGGAATTAaaccaactatatatattaacactcaGCATAGTACCAAATCCGTCACCAAGAATGCTGGAGCCTCCTATTTTGACAGAGTTCACAATGATACCTTGTGGGAAATACTTCAGCTTTACAGGAATGACTTTGACCTTTTTGGCTATGAGCTCTGA
- the LOC119591889 gene encoding uncharacterized protein LOC119591889 (The sequence of the model RefSeq protein was modified relative to this genomic sequence to represent the inferred CDS: added 35 bases not found in genome assembly), whose product MENPEPADIGDEVENTLLLQDLSDEEHTVSKKSKKPVETKAFNPALLRWTLYRLNKNTLTAKDLRKGSLWSSVTCFVLLVFAALFGLGFLQLQLKYQRAYYNVLPFHCICLIVYTVTFLRGIYIFKEPCVFWIVSTYLILTTDVHHITYSENEDEDESIDEEESSNEKISKS is encoded by the exons ATGGAAAATCCTGAGCCAGCTGACATCGGTGATGAGGTTGAGAATACATTATTACTCCAAGATTTGTCAGATGAGGAGCATACAGTCAGTAAAAAGTCCAAAAAGCCAGTGGAAACTAAAGCATTCAACCCAGCCCTGCTACGATGGACACTTTATAGACTGAACAAGAATACCCTCACTGCAAAGGATCTTCGAAAAGGGTCATTGTGGTCATCAGTAACATGCTTCGTGCTGTTAGTGTTTGCTGCACTTTTTGGTCTGGGTTTTTTGCAGCTTCAGTTAAAGTACCAAAGGGCTTATTACAATGTTCTTCCCTTTCATTGTATATGTTTAATTGTGTATACTGTAACTTTTTtaagaggaatatatattttcaaggAACCTTGTGTGTTCTGGATTGTGTCTACATATTTGATATTAACAACTGATGTGCACCATATTACCTATAGTGAGA AGCTCGAATGAAAAGATTTCAAAAAGCTAG